Genomic segment of Luteolibacter sp. Y139:
TCGACACCGAGACCCTGCGGGTGGTTTCGATCTACAAGGGCTTCGTGCACTGGGGCGGCACGCCTTGGACCGGTGAGCACGGCAAGCTGATCCGGATCGCCAATGAGGGTGACAACGCCTTCATCACGACACCGGCCGGGCCGGGCTGGGGCGATGCTTCAGGGAACTTCACCGACAAGCGTTCGAAGGACCTGCATGGCTGGGGAAATCTGGACTATGCGAAGTTCAAGGGGTTCTTCCGGGACGGGAAGAAGATCATCTTTTCCTATGAGGTGAATGGTGCGGCGGTCCTTGAATCGCTGGAGGCTTCCGGGGATAGCGTGACGCGGCAATTCCAGATCGCCCCGCACAAAGGTGCGCTGAGTGTGATCCTGGGCGGCGCGGATGCCGTCGAGAGCGCCAGCGGTCCTGCGGCTGCCCTGAAGGGTGGCGTGACCGTGGCTGTGGGCGGCAAGGGGCCGACGCTTTCGAAGGACAAGGAGGGTTTGGTCGCGAAGATTGCGGCTGCGAGTGCTCCGCTCAGCTTCACGGTCACCTATGCCAAGGGTGGCAAGGCGGCCCCGGCCGCACCGGTCGATCTGGCTGCCCGCACGAAGGGCGGGGATGGAATCTGGAAAGAGACTCTCACGACCACTGGCAAGGTTTCCACCGACAAGGACTCTCCCTGGGTGGTGGATTCGCTTGGTGTGCCGGACAACAATCCGTGGAAATCGAACATCCGCTTCAGCGGATTCGATTTCATCGACGAGGACACCGCCGCGATTTCGACGTGGAATGGTGACGTGTGGACGGTGAGCGGCCTGAAGGGCGACTGGAGCAAGCTGACGTGGAAGCGCTTCGCTTCCGGTCTCTTCGAACCGCTGGGGGTGAAGGTGGTCAATGGTGTGGTGATGGTTCATGGCCGCGACCAGATCACGCGGCTCTACGACCTGAACAAGGATGGTGAGGCGGACCGGTATGAGGCTTTCTTCCGGGACAACGCCGTTTCGCCGAACTTCCACGAGTTCGCCTTCGAGCTGCAGACGGACAAGGCGGGGAACTTCTACACGTGCAAGGCCTCGCCAGTGCGTGGGGGCGGCCGCGGCTTTGACACGATCTACCCGCACCACGGCACGATCCTGAAGATTTCCCCGGACGGTAAGAATTATCAGGTGATCGCGACCGGCCTGCGGGCACCGGGCGGCATGGCGGTGGGACCGAATGGTGAGA
This window contains:
- a CDS encoding DUF6797 domain-containing protein, whose protein sequence is MKSALAPSIFAALALSTVTPVFAAWYEDMQIGPAWSNTFAATIDGKETPAAVKGILVDLGDGVHALFDTETLRVVSIYKGFVHWGGTPWTGEHGKLIRIANEGDNAFITTPAGPGWGDASGNFTDKRSKDLHGWGNLDYAKFKGFFRDGKKIIFSYEVNGAAVLESLEASGDSVTRQFQIAPHKGALSVILGGADAVESASGPAAALKGGVTVAVGGKGPTLSKDKEGLVAKIAAASAPLSFTVTYAKGGKAAPAAPVDLAARTKGGDGIWKETLTTTGKVSTDKDSPWVVDSLGVPDNNPWKSNIRFSGFDFIDEDTAAISTWNGDVWTVSGLKGDWSKLTWKRFASGLFEPLGVKVVNGVVMVHGRDQITRLYDLNKDGEADRYEAFFRDNAVSPNFHEFAFELQTDKAGNFYTCKASPVRGGGRGFDTIYPHHGTILKISPDGKNYQVIATGLRAPGGMAVGPNGEITTGENEGSWQPRCKINYFTPKQAPVFLGTEPSKHDVNKPYLEPLCFLPMEVDNSGASQVWVPEGVDFGLKPGELIHCSYGQSSIYRVLPSPAADGTMQGGVVKIPVSLGSSAQRVRFHKDGSLYLCGLRGWQTNAASETAFQRIRYNKGVEVTLPNQVELIKTGVRIHFDVPVDAELAADVESYSAERWNYVRSSQYGSGEFSVDKPDRELEKQAQEKEIRPNNHDKIKIKAVRVAKDGKSVEIDLDGHKPSDQLKVSWDLEDKDKKVIKGDYYGTYRKPSK